Within Plasmodium reichenowi strain SY57 chromosome 3, whole genome shotgun sequence, the genomic segment tttgataaGGTAAAGTATGATTTCTTTTGCATCTGCTGATATTTCTTCAAAACATTTAATGTAGGTAATGAGTCTATGGGGTTTTCCTTATATCTTCTTTCAATTTCTAACcttttgatttttttttctaatttattttttccttgTTTTTTTCCATGAAAAATCCATGATATATATCTGAAGGATTCTTTTGGTGTCATAACTTTACcaaattcatttttataatctAGTTTAATATCATCTTTATCTGTTGACATGTGTAATGGTTTGTTTTCAGGGTTTCTATAAATTTTATCTTCCATATTTAATTCAccttttgtttttaaatattctaATGCACCAAATAAACCTTCATCTAGTTTGACttcattaaatatttctGATACTCCGTGAAGTTCAGAAGAATTATCATCGTTATgatcttcttcattttctaaaaacgtattttttaatatatcctcattaatattttcttctaatatgtttttgtttgatgaattatattcatcattTAAATGGTTATCCCCCTCCTTTGCGTTATcagttttttttttactttttaattttttttcgtttTCTAGTACATCAAGTGGTAGggaaatatttttacaaaattcCGACGTATTTGTTAGTTTGATAACATTATTGGaattataatgattatgataatcatcatcatcatcatcagaatgatcattatcattatttttatcattatttttatcattatttttatttttatttttttgacTTTTTTCATCTTCATTGACAACAATATACtttaataattcattttcatagtttttttctttttttcgtttttgtaaattatttcctttttgtaaaagttcatataattctttatcATCTTCGTTATCACTAAAAGGATTATCAAAATAGTTTATGTCCATATCCATTTgttcttcttttattttattaataacatCATTTAgtatatctatattttgttcttgTTCATCACGTCCATCACGTTCATCATGTTCATAATGTTCATCACGTTCATCACGTCTTTGTcgtaatattttttcttttttcttgGATTCATCAAGCTTATTAGTTGTATCACTTTCTTGATTATCTTCTTCTGTGTTATCattgtataaaaaatcCCATGCATCTTcctctttttttcttttatttatatttttaatttttcttttttttaattgcACCATATGGTTTGTTTCAtgattttcatttttattgttactgatactattattttcattattatattcgtttttctttttttttctttctgTATCCTTTTcatgtttatattttgtcTGTGTTTTTTCATAAGTTACGTTGACATCAAATGAGTGCTTTTCATCTTTATATTTAGGAAGCATTTGCATAGATGAATTATCAActaaattattattattattattattattattataattattattgttgtcgtcataatatgataatgggtcataataattctttGTCCAATAATTATCATCTTTTTTGGATAGTAAacttttcatatttttctttttcaattcttcatttattaaaCAATCTTCTTGATCACTATTCAAAACATTTTGATCTTTTAACGTCAAGATCATATCCTCTGTTATGTCTTCGTTTTTATGTTCTACTTTAACTTTACTAACAAAATTTTCATTGTCATTgctattttttttttttttttttttgtttttcttgTTATATGATTGttcttcattttcatcatcactatatttaatttcatCTTGTTCTAGTCTTTGGTTCATTGTATTTcttgttttatttatccATGCTTCAACATCATTTACGTCATCTTTATAATCTTCActtatactttttattttttgttttttctttgttGTGTTTTGCACATGTTCGTCATGTTCTTCCTCTTTTTCTATTTGCTTcgttttattattactagaattttttcttttatttttacccgccttttcatcatcatggtcctcattttttttaacattgTCTTTTGTTATCTCTAATTTTTTCAGACCTAACTTTTCTCTTAACTTATTTGTTTCTTCTATGCTTAATTCACAAACGTTATCATccatttttaatttattaagaAGTAAAGaataacttttttttcttttttttatgaatatgaataaatttactctttgtaatatattttaaaagggttactaattatatttattatatacatgGATGACACGtcattatatttctttatttttttaaacataaataaataaatatatatatatatatgtatatataaatatatatttaattttattatatataatttaataatgctaatttattattttggTAGCCTTTATAATTGGAAAAGATGAACGGgactttttttttttttttttttttatatatggtacgatatattatttaaacttacaaaaattaaaaaatatatattattatatatatatatatatatatatatatttttaattttataaatttttcttttaaatgaataattaaatattgttttccttttattttttttgattttttaagaaatttttatagaatcattttttttatttatttgtcattaaaaaaaaaaaaaacatattatatatatatatactattatattagaaaaataaaaaagggttgatattttaatatttttcattcaaataaaatataaattaagaGAAAGTCgatttttctttttattgtttataatattttattatgaatttaattttatattaaaccagaaaaaaatatattgtacattttataatatacaatatttaatatatatatattaatatattgtatgaaaaaaaataaaaaaaatttatataaaagtaaatatatattaatacatatatatatatatatatatatatttattatatatataa encodes:
- a CDS encoding U4/U6.U5 tri-snRNP-associated protein 1, putative, with the protein product MDDNVCELSIEETNKLREKLGLKKLEITKDNVKKNEDHDDEKAGKNKRKNSSNNKTKQIEKEEEHDEHVQNTTKKKQKIKSISEDYKDDVNDVEAWINKTRNTMNQRLEQDEIKYSDDENEEQSYNKKNKKKKKKNSNDNENFVSKVKVEHKNEDITEDMILTLKDQNVLNSDQEDCLINEELKKKNMKSLLSKKDDNYWTKNYYDPLSYYDDNNNNYNNNNNNNNNLVDNSSMQMLPKYKDEKHSFDVNVTYEKTQTKYKHEKDTERKKKKNEYNNENNSISNNKNENHETNHMVQLKKRKIKNINKRKKEEDAWDFLYNDNTEEDNQESDTTNKLDESKKKEKILRQRRDERDEHYEHDERDGRDEQEQNIDILNDVINKIKEEQMDMDINYFDNPFSDNEDDKELYELLQKGNNLQKRKKEKNYENELLKYIVVNEDEKSQKNKNKNNDKNNDKNNDNDHSDDDDDDYHNHYNSNNVIKLTNTSEFCKNISLPLDVLENEKKLKSKKKTDNAKEGDNHLNDEYNSSNKNILEENINEDILKNTFLENEEDHNDDNSSELHGVSEIFNEVKLDEGLFGALEYLKTKGELNMEDKIYRNPENKPLHMSTDKDDIKLDYKNEFGKVMTPKESFRYISWIFHGKKQGKNKLEKKIKRLEIERRYKENPIDSLPTLNVLKKYQQMQKKSYFTLSNNN